A genomic window from Desulfomonile tiedjei includes:
- a CDS encoding ATP-binding protein, with amino-acid sequence MKSLKLPAEIGNLRTFVSFVSDCARTHGFSQERVSDVELAVEEAVTNICSYAYDRGQGDVEIRCLQDDDSDRLVVEITDSGKAFDALSAPPPDLAASVEDRDVGGLGVFLIRRVADEAHYLRQGGQNRLRLIFRPS; translated from the coding sequence GTGAAGAGCCTAAAGTTACCGGCTGAAATTGGCAATCTGAGAACATTTGTATCTTTCGTCTCAGACTGTGCTCGAACCCACGGCTTCTCGCAGGAACGAGTATCTGATGTGGAACTCGCCGTGGAAGAGGCTGTAACGAATATTTGCTCCTACGCCTACGATCGAGGACAAGGTGACGTGGAAATCCGTTGCCTTCAGGACGATGATTCCGACAGGCTCGTAGTCGAAATTACGGATTCCGGAAAAGCCTTCGACGCCCTTTCTGCTCCTCCACCGGACCTCGCTGCCAGCGTCGAAGATAGAGACGTCGGCGGACTTGGCGTTTTTCTGATACGCAGGGTGGCCGACGAAGCGCATTACCTCCGACAGGGGGGTCAAAACCGCCTGCGGTTGATTTTTCGTCCCTCCTGA
- a CDS encoding STAS domain-containing protein: protein MQISVRKDSETLVVSVQGRMDTLSAPEFDSKMEGLFGQGEKKVVLDFGKLEYVSSAGLRSILVAAKKAKAAGGSVCCCDLQSMVKKVFDLSGFAAMVPVFDSVEEALSR from the coding sequence GTGCAAATAAGTGTTAGGAAGGACAGTGAGACTCTGGTCGTCTCAGTGCAGGGCAGAATGGACACGCTCTCCGCTCCGGAATTCGACAGCAAAATGGAGGGCTTGTTCGGCCAGGGGGAAAAAAAGGTCGTGCTGGATTTTGGAAAGCTCGAATATGTGAGCAGCGCGGGCCTGCGTTCCATTCTCGTGGCGGCAAAAAAGGCCAAGGCCGCGGGTGGCAGTGTCTGCTGCTGCGACCTTCAGTCCATGGTCAAGAAGGTGTTCGATCTGTCAGGCTTTGCCGCCATGGTACCGGTGTTTGATTCAGTGGAAGAGGCCTTGAGCCGGTAA
- a CDS encoding MFS transporter: MLKPERLITAEFLALNAIMFLTFCNIAVFFQFYDYLGTLPIAPQSFGLLIAMFSVTVLIIRPIISPWLHPANAKRWIAISCGAVIVSLLLYNVATNFWTMAAVRLIHGAAYVVLATAVLAKLVGCIPRDRSGQAFGLISVITLLPYAVMPPVLEPLNRWAGGFDQVLNLSALLMLPSFPLLYLVRGELSDAQTTHNGKVGLRDLTRNLKDRRVALLLLLSLVVWTTFTPVFYFLKEYGDKIGATNPGWFFTLSTVTEMSVRLFAGRMFDRLDKSRSLAYSLVWLSIGYIVLAHVSDPALFYGMGLFLGLGWGVAMPLLSGLMFDISEPEFRALNSNLAMEMFQAGFFFGPLLGGVILVHGTHETLYYACGGILAASVVAAILLGRTKVIEVAGTTT, translated from the coding sequence ATGTTAAAACCGGAGAGACTTATCACAGCGGAATTCTTGGCCCTCAACGCCATAATGTTCCTCACGTTTTGCAACATTGCAGTATTCTTCCAATTTTATGATTATCTCGGCACGCTGCCCATAGCTCCACAGAGTTTCGGCCTCTTGATCGCCATGTTTTCCGTTACGGTTTTGATCATCAGGCCGATTATCAGCCCTTGGCTTCATCCAGCGAATGCTAAACGCTGGATCGCTATAAGCTGCGGGGCCGTGATAGTTTCTCTCTTGCTGTATAACGTTGCCACTAATTTTTGGACCATGGCCGCGGTGCGCCTGATACACGGCGCGGCGTACGTGGTCTTGGCCACCGCGGTCTTGGCCAAGCTTGTCGGCTGCATACCCCGTGACAGGAGCGGCCAAGCATTCGGGCTGATCTCCGTAATCACGCTGCTCCCATATGCAGTAATGCCGCCGGTTTTGGAACCGCTGAACCGGTGGGCCGGCGGCTTTGACCAGGTGCTCAACCTTTCGGCTTTATTGATGTTACCCTCGTTCCCGTTGCTGTACCTGGTAAGAGGCGAGCTGTCCGACGCGCAAACGACTCATAATGGGAAGGTCGGATTGCGCGACCTGACCCGGAATCTCAAAGACCGGCGTGTAGCGCTCCTGCTTTTGCTGTCTCTTGTGGTCTGGACGACATTCACGCCTGTGTTTTACTTTCTGAAGGAATACGGCGATAAGATAGGGGCGACGAACCCCGGCTGGTTCTTTACCCTGTCAACAGTAACCGAGATGTCGGTGCGTCTCTTCGCGGGTCGCATGTTCGACAGGCTTGACAAATCCAGGAGCCTGGCTTATTCGCTGGTTTGGTTAAGCATTGGTTATATTGTTCTGGCTCATGTTTCAGATCCGGCTCTCTTCTATGGTATGGGTCTCTTTTTGGGGCTTGGGTGGGGTGTGGCCATGCCTCTGTTAAGCGGCCTAATGTTTGACATTTCCGAACCTGAATTCCGAGCCCTGAATTCCAACCTAGCTATGGAGATGTTTCAGGCCGGCTTCTTTTTCGGACCGCTTTTAGGGGGTGTCATCTTGGTGCACGGGACCCATGAGACGCTCTATTACGCGTGTGGAGGCATTTTGGCGGCAAGTGTGGTAGCCGCAATACTGTTGGGCAGGACGAAAGTTATTGAAGTCGCCGGAACAACCACCTAA
- a CDS encoding glycosyltransferase: MSQHPDPTNPSPCPPPLGRGDSESHPLPPGEGEGEGSRVHNRTTNWGQSTVDIIIPCYNTGRYLRQAIDSALAQTYPRINVLVVDDGSTDNTSEIVKSYEGRVGYFYQENKGLPAARNIGITRTHGDLICLLDADDVVLPHMMQDQVEEFEKDARVDIAHGRTLAFDNDDLAHPYAEVWRPHREWHDYVEPLSVICAVHLGSSLIRRSCFQRFGLFTQGLAEQGCEDWAFWLNCALHGAVFRHVPRVHGLYRQHAGSMSSSEPAIARRESELIKLAANMFSKSGVTDSRRLKVLSCGIKSIAARWLALGEPEKFGELLALCEDVSSSSGKDMQTDDAFPYSAETPPSLIYLALSKQFLDLGLEDLAAVMFIKCGDIRMLGYECGRCQQSELFEQVVVALAAAAPTSEIRHPSEPNGISAAIRVGARHASPLRGSAEFYLDLERMIPHHASFHSYVKRQFGFLEERRGEIDKAEKDLRDSVSLNPNRSHAHVDLGWVLHIKGDYTGAENELKIAIALDPEGFFAHYDLARTLDAKGDYVGAEQELRICLALDPTYVLARLDHAKAMAKMGKYSQAVVEFLKTSRDDPKAGKDYLIGWFKSMLGKRPAKIAPR, from the coding sequence TTGAGCCAACATCCAGACCCGACAAATCCCTCACCCTGTCCCCCTCCCCTTGGGAGAGGGGATTCAGAATCGCACCCTCTCCCTCCGGGAGAGGGCGAGGGTGAGGGCTCACGCGTTCACAATCGGACGACCAACTGGGGCCAGAGCACAGTTGACATAATTATCCCGTGTTACAACACCGGGAGATATCTGCGACAGGCGATTGATTCAGCGCTGGCTCAGACGTATCCCCGAATCAACGTTCTCGTCGTAGATGATGGATCGACCGACAACACTAGCGAGATCGTAAAGTCCTATGAAGGCCGCGTCGGATATTTCTATCAAGAAAACAAAGGCTTACCGGCTGCCCGAAACATCGGGATAACACGGACCCACGGTGATCTTATCTGTTTGCTGGATGCCGACGATGTGGTCCTTCCGCACATGATGCAGGATCAGGTGGAGGAGTTTGAGAAAGATGCCCGCGTGGACATTGCGCATGGCAGGACACTGGCCTTTGACAACGATGACCTGGCGCATCCCTACGCCGAAGTCTGGCGGCCTCACCGTGAGTGGCACGACTATGTTGAGCCTCTGAGCGTAATTTGCGCGGTTCATTTAGGCTCTTCACTGATTCGCAGGAGTTGCTTCCAGCGGTTCGGTTTGTTCACTCAAGGCTTGGCCGAGCAAGGATGTGAAGACTGGGCGTTCTGGCTCAATTGTGCGCTCCACGGTGCCGTGTTCAGACATGTTCCTCGTGTTCATGGGCTTTACCGCCAGCACGCGGGCAGCATGAGTTCCAGTGAGCCTGCCATTGCACGCCGCGAATCGGAATTGATTAAACTCGCGGCAAATATGTTTAGCAAGAGCGGGGTGACCGATTCTCGGCGACTAAAGGTACTCTCCTGCGGGATCAAATCAATCGCGGCCCGGTGGTTGGCTCTCGGCGAGCCGGAGAAGTTCGGGGAATTGCTGGCCCTATGCGAAGACGTGTCGTCTTCGTCCGGCAAAGACATGCAGACAGACGATGCCTTTCCCTATTCCGCGGAAACCCCGCCGTCTTTGATATACTTGGCGCTGAGTAAACAGTTCTTGGACCTGGGATTGGAAGATCTGGCCGCGGTCATGTTTATTAAATGCGGCGATATCAGGATGTTAGGATACGAATGCGGCCGGTGTCAGCAATCCGAGCTGTTCGAACAGGTGGTGGTCGCCCTGGCTGCCGCGGCGCCCACGAGTGAGATCCGGCATCCCTCCGAACCGAACGGAATTTCAGCCGCCATCCGTGTAGGGGCGAGGCATGCCTCGCCCCTACGAGGAAGTGCGGAATTCTATCTTGATTTGGAGCGAATGATACCTCATCATGCGTCATTTCACAGTTATGTGAAACGTCAATTCGGGTTCCTGGAGGAACGCCGCGGAGAGATCGACAAAGCTGAAAAAGACCTGAGAGATTCCGTATCTCTTAACCCCAATCGCAGTCACGCGCACGTGGACCTGGGATGGGTCTTGCACATTAAAGGTGATTACACAGGGGCGGAAAACGAGCTGAAAATCGCCATCGCGCTTGACCCTGAAGGCTTCTTTGCCCATTACGACCTTGCACGCACGCTGGACGCCAAGGGTGACTACGTTGGAGCGGAACAAGAGCTGCGAATTTGCCTCGCCCTTGATCCGACCTACGTGTTGGCTCGTCTGGATCATGCCAAGGCGATGGCGAAGATGGGAAAGTACAGCCAGGCCGTGGTGGAGTTTCTGAAAACATCGCGAGACGACCCGAAAGCCGGCAAGGATTATCTGATCGGGTGGTTCAAGTCCATGCTCGGGAAACGACCCGCCAAGATCGCTCCCCGCTGA
- a CDS encoding PilZ domain-containing protein yields the protein MKRQIKGRDLIKDVRAGMADWELQVKYRLSPKDLRAAFNNLVAREAITHDELYQISPFYKDAADGFKERRHCRADLPVYVPVHDVDTAAIGVLRDVSETGFRVAGLEATIGQVKTFLLPVETFISADPLVITAECKWIETKGRHKVYTVAGFEIIDIPDKVQAILREFTELISLGCKTGEWQEFD from the coding sequence ATGAAGCGACAGATTAAGGGCAGAGATCTGATTAAGGACGTTCGGGCAGGCATGGCCGACTGGGAACTACAAGTGAAATACAGGCTGTCGCCAAAAGACTTGCGCGCGGCTTTCAACAACCTGGTGGCCCGGGAAGCTATTACCCATGATGAACTTTACCAGATTTCCCCGTTCTACAAGGACGCAGCCGATGGCTTTAAGGAACGAAGACACTGTCGGGCAGATCTGCCGGTTTATGTTCCCGTGCATGACGTCGACACAGCGGCAATCGGCGTGTTAAGGGATGTTTCTGAGACGGGCTTCCGAGTGGCGGGCCTTGAAGCTACCATCGGCCAGGTCAAGACGTTCCTCCTCCCGGTTGAAACGTTCATTTCAGCCGATCCTCTGGTTATCACCGCGGAGTGTAAATGGATCGAAACAAAAGGCCGGCACAAAGTGTACACCGTCGCCGGGTTCGAGATAATAGATATTCCGGACAAGGTCCAAGCCATCCTCCGGGAATTCACCGAGCTGATATCGCTTGGCTGTAAAACAGGCGAATGGCAGGAGTTCGATTGA
- a CDS encoding PAS domain S-box protein, translated as MLDEDKTRDELIAELLKMRRRVGELESALKRSGRDRASSSRALGQVLTKAIQSSAERVIKHDLRNDRGGREYIEHGFPKDDELYRMLVETDRDIVWTLDLELRYTSVSPSVTKALGYSVEETMAVNALDGLTPPSRARILRAYQEELAIEAAGPRDRYTSRTEEIERYHKDGSTRWEEVTMTFLRDADGGIIGILGISHDITQRKHKEKELLRARRELEERVQERTAALIALNEKLMLQIEERKKAEKSLRESEHMLRSILDTSPVAIALISRDREIKWANEAGIRMFGYEKESECVKQNARILYRSRQEFERTGQIVYDGLEAGRVTETDAEFKRKDGSTFFGHIRTKALDPSNLSRGAISAVYDITESRKAQEALKESKARYKSLYSMMRLMCDNVPDLIWAKDLEGRYVFVNRAMGKRLLNARDTDEPIGKTNKFFAEREKKAHPDDPHWHTFGETRTNSDQQVMSTKKPQRFGVFGRVKGKLLYLDVYKAPFWNEQGEMIGTVGCGRDVTRERAVQVQRKRTEEALKESEERYRLLVQLSPDGIGVHIGGRFVFANKSAADLLGVANPEELINRSITEFVHPDYMETVAARLKGLAEGKPQELTEERLVRVDGQIIDVEVAAVPVSYRAEAAAQVFFRDISARKRSHEAQKRMVTAVEQSADAVAITDHLGRIQYINPAFELITGHTGEEVIGKSLAFLKSRDHDETFDGAMWEAVLKGEGWKGRVVGERKDHEVFHAIITISPVRDPSGKIQNFVGVGHDITQQVQLERQLLQAQKMEAIGTLAGGIAHDFNNLLQITLGYSELLLSDKKETDAEHADLSKILQAAKNGAELVQRLLTFSRKVEPKLIPLNLNRQIGHVEKLLRRTIPKMIDIQTDLSGDPAEINADPSQMEQVLMNLAVNARDAMPEGGKITLGTKNVSLDEEYCRLNIGSKPGQYVALTVSDTGHGMDKTTIEHIFEPFYTTKEAGRGTGLGLAMVYGIVKQHEGYITCESEVGHGTIFRVYFPQSRAPEQPRTETPELPYVTGTETILLVDDEEVLRDLGERILTQAGYAVITASNGEEALGLFNEKKDRIALVILDLFMPTLGGKECLKKLVKIDPQVRILVASGYSGDASVRESFDLGARGFVSKPCGFKELLQEVRKALDEG; from the coding sequence GTGTTAGATGAAGACAAAACTAGGGATGAATTGATTGCGGAATTACTGAAGATGCGGCGCCGGGTCGGGGAACTGGAATCTGCCTTGAAGCGATCGGGGAGGGACCGGGCTTCTTCAAGCCGGGCGCTGGGTCAAGTGTTGACCAAGGCTATCCAATCTTCGGCCGAACGTGTCATTAAGCATGATTTACGAAATGACAGGGGTGGAAGGGAGTACATCGAGCACGGGTTTCCAAAAGACGATGAATTGTATCGTATGCTTGTCGAGACCGACAGAGACATTGTCTGGACCCTTGATTTGGAGCTTCGATACACCTCCGTCAGTCCCTCGGTCACCAAGGCCCTTGGCTATTCGGTAGAAGAAACGATGGCTGTTAACGCTTTGGACGGCCTCACACCACCATCGCGCGCGCGAATCCTAAGGGCTTACCAGGAAGAACTAGCGATAGAAGCGGCTGGACCGAGGGATAGATACACCTCACGAACAGAGGAGATAGAAAGGTATCACAAGGACGGCTCTACTCGGTGGGAAGAAGTCACCATGACGTTCCTGCGAGACGCGGATGGCGGGATCATAGGGATTTTAGGAATTTCGCACGATATTACCCAACGCAAGCACAAGGAGAAAGAGCTACTGAGGGCTCGCCGTGAACTTGAAGAACGAGTTCAGGAACGCACCGCGGCTTTGATCGCATTGAACGAAAAGCTCATGCTCCAAATTGAAGAGCGCAAGAAGGCAGAAAAGTCATTGCGCGAGAGCGAGCACATGTTGAGAAGCATCCTGGATACTTCCCCCGTTGCGATCGCGCTTATTAGCCGCGATAGAGAGATAAAATGGGCCAATGAAGCCGGGATCAGGATGTTCGGCTATGAAAAAGAATCGGAATGCGTCAAGCAAAACGCTAGAATACTCTATCGTTCCAGGCAGGAATTCGAAAGGACCGGACAAATAGTTTACGACGGCCTTGAAGCAGGGAGGGTTACTGAAACCGATGCTGAATTCAAAAGAAAGGACGGCTCCACCTTTTTCGGACACATAAGGACGAAAGCTTTGGATCCTTCCAACTTGTCCCGAGGCGCTATATCGGCCGTATATGACATAACGGAGAGCAGGAAGGCCCAGGAGGCTCTGAAGGAGAGTAAGGCCCGGTACAAATCGCTGTATTCCATGATGCGTCTCATGTGTGACAATGTTCCGGATCTTATTTGGGCAAAGGACTTGGAGGGCCGATATGTCTTCGTCAACCGAGCGATGGGGAAAAGGCTCCTGAACGCACGAGACACTGATGAGCCTATCGGCAAGACCAACAAGTTCTTTGCGGAAAGGGAAAAGAAGGCTCACCCGGATGATCCGCACTGGCACACTTTTGGCGAAACTCGGACCAACTCGGATCAGCAAGTGATGAGCACCAAGAAACCGCAAAGGTTCGGCGTGTTTGGCAGGGTCAAGGGAAAGCTTCTCTACCTGGATGTGTACAAGGCCCCTTTTTGGAACGAGCAGGGGGAGATGATAGGCACAGTAGGATGCGGCAGGGATGTCACCCGGGAACGCGCGGTCCAGGTGCAACGTAAGAGGACTGAGGAGGCTTTGAAAGAAAGTGAGGAGCGATATCGGTTGCTCGTGCAACTTTCACCGGACGGCATTGGTGTACACATCGGAGGCCGATTCGTATTCGCCAACAAATCCGCGGCCGATCTCCTCGGGGTAGCAAACCCCGAAGAACTCATCAACCGGAGCATCACGGAATTTGTACACCCGGATTACATGGAGACGGTCGCGGCTCGACTCAAGGGATTGGCCGAAGGGAAACCGCAGGAATTGACAGAAGAGAGACTTGTGCGGGTTGACGGCCAAATCATAGATGTGGAAGTAGCTGCCGTCCCGGTGTCTTACCGAGCGGAAGCGGCCGCTCAGGTCTTCTTCAGAGATATATCAGCCCGAAAACGGTCTCACGAAGCGCAAAAGCGAATGGTGACCGCTGTGGAACAATCCGCGGACGCAGTTGCCATCACCGATCATTTGGGCAGAATACAATATATCAATCCTGCCTTTGAACTCATTACAGGGCATACAGGAGAGGAGGTCATCGGCAAGAGCTTGGCGTTCCTAAAGAGCCGTGATCATGATGAAACCTTTGATGGGGCCATGTGGGAGGCGGTATTGAAAGGAGAAGGGTGGAAAGGCCGTGTCGTGGGCGAAAGGAAAGACCATGAGGTTTTCCACGCTATTATCACGATCTCCCCTGTGCGAGACCCATCGGGAAAAATCCAGAACTTCGTAGGCGTCGGGCATGACATAACACAACAGGTTCAGCTTGAAAGACAGTTACTCCAAGCCCAAAAAATGGAGGCGATCGGTACGCTTGCCGGAGGCATTGCCCACGACTTCAATAACTTGCTTCAGATTACCCTGGGCTACTCGGAACTGCTTCTGTCCGACAAGAAGGAGACTGATGCCGAACATGCGGATCTCTCGAAAATACTACAAGCCGCTAAAAACGGTGCGGAGCTGGTGCAACGATTGCTCACGTTCAGCAGAAAAGTAGAGCCCAAGCTGATCCCGCTAAATCTCAACAGACAGATAGGTCACGTGGAGAAACTTCTCAGGCGAACCATTCCCAAAATGATCGATATCCAGACGGATTTGTCAGGAGACCCTGCAGAAATCAATGCAGACCCGTCTCAGATGGAACAGGTGCTGATGAACTTGGCTGTTAACGCCCGCGATGCCATGCCGGAAGGTGGAAAAATAACTCTTGGTACAAAAAACGTGAGTCTCGACGAAGAATATTGCAGGCTTAACATTGGGTCCAAGCCCGGACAGTACGTGGCGCTCACCGTCTCCGACACAGGCCACGGAATGGACAAGACAACCATCGAGCATATTTTTGAGCCCTTTTACACAACCAAAGAAGCAGGACGAGGGACCGGGCTTGGCCTGGCCATGGTTTACGGAATTGTCAAGCAGCATGAAGGGTATATTACCTGTGAAAGCGAAGTTGGACATGGCACGATTTTCCGTGTTTATTTTCCGCAGAGCCGCGCTCCGGAGCAGCCCCGGACGGAAACGCCCGAGTTGCCGTATGTGACCGGAACCGAAACGATCCTCTTGGTTGACGACGAAGAGGTATTGCGGGACCTGGGGGAACGCATCCTAACGCAGGCCGGGTACGCCGTGATCACGGCTTCTAATGGCGAGGAAGCGCTGGGCCTGTTCAATGAAAAAAAAGACCGAATTGCCCTCGTGATTCTGGACCTATTCATGCCCACGCTGGGGGGAAAAGAGTGCCTTAAAAAGCTTGTGAAAATCGATCCACAGGTAAGGATCCTGGTGGCAAGCGGGTATTCAGGGGATGCTTCCGTAAGAGAATCTTTCGATCTGGGCGCAAGGGGCTTTGTCAGCAAGCCGTGTGGTTTCAAGGAATTGCTGCAAGAAGTGCGCAAGGCACTGGATGAAGGCTGA